In the Oryza glaberrima chromosome 6, OglaRS2, whole genome shotgun sequence genome, one interval contains:
- the LOC127775641 gene encoding polygalacturonase At1g48100-like: MMRRPRSLNDSTAGSFPFLLVLVVTSSFLSGRCLATTDSHHRRPPAGRHGPPRPVSPPSPPPPPATTFSVLQYGAVGDGDKDDTKAFVDAWSAACAVRSSTVVVPAGYRFVVGPVTFTGDSCQPNTVFQLDGTIVANTDSGGWCSGNAVQQWLEFRSCTGLTIQGSGTVDGQGSHWWSGGAPATDIDADRVGTNNRPTALRVYESTNVAVTGITIQNSARFHLTFDTCRAVEVRGVAIRSPGDSPNTDGIHLAGSVGVSIQNATVACGDDCVSIQDGCSRVLVRGVTCGPGHGISIGGLGKGGATAVVSDVTVQDVSLVGTSAGVRIKTWQGGSGSVRGVLFSGVRVSAVKTPIVIDQYYCDHATCANQTAAVAVSGVAYSGITGTYTQRPVYLACSDAAPCAGLRLEDIKLAPVKDGGYGRLYGPFCWKAYGDEVRPVVPPVDCLMAGEP, translated from the exons ATGATGAGAAGGCCAAGAAGCCTAAACGACTCTACCGCCGGCagcttccccttcctcctcgttCTTGTTgtcacctcctccttcctctccggcCGTTGCCTCGCGACGACAGACTCCCATCACCGTCGAccgcccgccggccgccacggccCACCAAGACCTGtttcgccgccatcgccgccgccgccgccggcgaccaccttCAGCGTGTTGCAGTacggcgccgtcggcgacggcgacaaggaCGATACAAAG GCGTTCGTCGACGCGTGGTCGGCGGCGTGCGCCGTGAGGTCGTcgacggtggtggtgccggCGGGCTATCGGTTCGTCGTCGGCCCGGTCACGTTCACCGGCGACTCTTGCCAACCCAACACCGTCTTTCAG CTGGACGGAACGATTGTGGCCAACACGGACTCGGGTGGGTGGTGCTCCGGGAACGCAGTGCAGCAGTGGCTCGAGTTCAGGAGCTGCACCGGGCTCACCATCCAGGGCTCCGGCACCGTCGACGGCCAAGGCAGCCActggtggagcggcggcgcaccggcgaCG GACATCGACGCAGATCGCGTCGGGACAAACAACAGGCCAACA GCTTTGAGGGTGTACGAGAGCACGAACGTGGCGGTGACAGGGATAACCATACAGAACAGCGCCAGGTTCCACCTCACCTTCGACACCTGCCGCGCCGTCGAGGTGCGCGGCGTCGCCATCCGATCGCCGGGCGACAGCCCAAACACGGACGGCATCCACCTCGCCGGCTCCGTCGGCGTCTCCATCCAGAACGCCACCGTGGCGTGCGGCGACGACTGCGTCTCCATCCAGGACGGCTGCTCGCGCGTGCTCGTCCGCGGCGTCACCTGCGGCCCGGGCCACGGCATCAGCATCGGCGGGCTCGGCAAGGGCGGCGCCACGGCCGTCGTGTCGGACGTGACCGTGCAGGACGTGTCCCTGGTGGGGACGTCGGCGGGGGTGAGGATCAAGACGTGGCAGGGCGGGTCCGGGTCGGTGAGGGGCGTGCTGTTCTCCGGCGTGCGCGTGTCGGCGGTGAAGACGCCGATCGTGATCGACCAGTACTACTGCGACCACGCGACGTGCGCCAAccagacggcggcggtggccgtgtcCGGCGTGGCGTACAGCGGCATCACGGGGACGTACACGCAGCGGCCCGTGTACCTGGCGTGCAGCGACGCGGCGCCGTGCGCCGGGCTGCGCCTCGAGGACATCAAGCTCGCGCCGGTGAAGGACGGCGGCTACGGCCGCCTCTACGGGCCATTCTGCTGGAAGGCGTACGGCGACGAGGTGCGCCCGGTCGTGCCACCGGTGGACTGCCTCATGGCCGGAGAGCCGTGA